Proteins encoded in a region of the Equus asinus isolate D_3611 breed Donkey chromosome X, EquAss-T2T_v2, whole genome shotgun sequence genome:
- the MED12 gene encoding mediator of RNA polymerase II transcription subunit 12 isoform X10, translating into MAAFGILSYEHRPLKRPRLGPPDVYPQDPKQKEDELTALNVKQGFNNQPAVSGDEHGSAKNVNFNPAKISSNFSSIIAEKLRCNTLPDTGRRKPQVNQKDNFWLVTARSQSAINTWFTDLAGTKPLTQLAKKVPIFSKKEEVFGYLAKYTVPVMRAAWLIKMTCAYYAAITETKVKKRHVIDPFMEWTQIITKYLWEQLQKMAEYYRPGPAGSGGCGSTIGPLPHDVEVAIRQWDYNEKLAMFMFQDGMLDRHEFLTWVLECFEKIRPGEDELLKLLLPLLLRYSGEFVQSAYLSRRLAYFCTRRLALQLDGVSSHSSHVMSAQSTGTLPTTPAPQPPTSSTPSTPFSDLLMCPQHRPLVFGLSCILQTILLCCPSALVWHYSLTDSRIKTGSPLDHLPIAPSNLPMPEGNSAFTQQVRAKLREIEQQIKERGQAVEVRWSFDKCQEATAGFTIGRVLHTLEVLDSHSFERSDFSNSLDSLCNRIFGLGPSKDGHEISSDDDAVVSLLCEWAVSCKRSGRHRAMVVAKLLEKRQAEIEAERCGESEAADEKGSIASGSLSAPSAPIFQDVLLQFLDTQAPMLTDPRSESERVEFFNLVLLFCELIRHDVFSHNMYTCTLISRGDLAFGAPGPRPPSPFDDPADDPERKEAEGSSSSKLEDPGLSESMDIDPSSSVLFEDMEKPDFSLFSPTMPCEGKGSPSPEKPDVEKEVKPPPKEKIEGTLGVLYDQPRHVQYATHFPIPQEESCSHECNQRLVVLFGVGKQRDDARHAIKKITKDILKVLNRKGTAETDQLAPIVPLNPGDLTFLGGEDGQKRRRNRPEAFPTAEDIFAKFQHLSHYDQHQVTAQVSRNVLEQITSFALGMSYHLPLVQHVQFIFDLMEYSLSISGLIDFAIQLLNELSVVEAELLLKSSDLVGSYTTSLCLCIVAVLRHYHACLILNQDQMAQVFEGLCGVVKHGMNRSDGSSAERCILAYLYDLYTSCSHLKSKFGELFSDFCSKVKNTIYCNVEPSESNMRWAPEFMIDTLENPAAHTFTYTGLGKSLSENPANRYSFVCNALMHVCVGHHDPDRVNDIAILCAELTGYCKSLSAEWLGVLKALCCSSNNGTCGFNDLLCNVDVSDLSFHDSLATFVAILIARQCLLLEDLIRCAAIPSLLNAACSEQDSEPGARLTCRILLHLFKTPQLNPCQSDGTPSPDKPTVGIRSSCDRHLLAASQNRIVDGAVFAVLKAVFVLGDAELKGSGFTVTGGTEELPEEEGGGGSGGRRQGGRNISVETASLDVYAKYVLRSICQQEWVGERCLKSLCEDSNDLQDPVLSSAQAQRLMQLICYPHRLLDNEDGENPQRQRIKRILQNLDQWTMRQSSLELQLMIKQTPNNEMNSLLENIAKATIEVFQQSAETGSSSGNTASNMPSSSKTKPVLSSLERSGVWLVAPLIAKLPTSVQGHVLKAAGEELEKGQHLGSSSRKERDRQKQKSMSLLSQQPFLSLVLTCLKGQDEQREGLLTSLYSQVHQIVNNWRDDQYLDDCKPKQLMHEALKLRLNLVGGMFDTVQRSTQQTTEWAVLLLEIIISGTVDMQSNNELFTTVLDMLSVLINGTLAADMSSISQGSMEENKRAYMNLVKKLRKELGERQSDSLEKVRQLLPLPKQTRDVITCEPQGSLIDTKGNKIAGFDSIFKKEGLQVSTKQKISPWDLFEGLKPSAPLSWGWFGTVRVDRRVARGEEQQRLLLYHTHLRPRPRAYYLEPLPLPPEDEEPPAPTPLEPEKKAPEPPKTDKPGAAPPSTEERKKKSTKGKKRSQPAAKTEDYGMGPGRSGPYGVTVPPDLLHHANPGSISHLSYRQGSIGLYTQNQPLPAGGPRVDPYRPMRLPMQKLPTRPPYPGVLPTAVTGVMGLEPSSYKTSVYRQQQPAVPQGQRLRQQLQAKIQSQGMLGQSSVHQMTPSSSYGLQTSQGYTPYVSHVGLQQHTGPADPTRHLQQRPSGYVHQQAPTYGHGLTSSQRFSHQTLQQTPMMGTMTPLGAQGVQAGVRSASILPEQQQQQQQQQQQQQQQQQQQQQQQQQQQQQQYHIRQQQQQQILRQQQQQQQQQQQQQQQQQQQQQQQQQQQQAHQQQQQQAAPPQPQPQSQPQFQRQGLQQTQQQQQTAALVRQLQQQLSNTQPQPSTNLFGRF; encoded by the exons ATGGCGGCCTTCGGGATCTTGAGCTACGAACACCGGCCCCTGAAGCGGCCGCGGCTGGGGCCTCCCGATGTGTACCCTCAAGATCCCAAACAGAAGGAG GATGAACTGACGGCCCTGAATGTAAAACAAGGCTTCAATAACCAGCCTGCTGTCTCTGGGGATGAACATGGCAGTGCCAAGAACGTCAACTTCAATCCTGCCAAG ATCAGTTCCAACTTCAGCAGCATTATTGCAGAGAAGTTACGTTGTAACACCCTCCCTGACACTGGTCGCAGGAAGCCCCAAGTGAACCAGAAGGACAACTTCTGGCTGGTGACGGCGCGATCCCAGAGTGCCATTAACACCTGGTTCACTGACCTGGCTGGCACCAAGCCACTCACACAACTAGCCAAAAAG GTCCCCATTTTCAGTAAGAAGGAAGAAGTGTTTGGGTACTTAGCCAAATACACAGTGCCTGTGATGCGGGCTGCCTGGCTCATTAAGATGACCTGTGCCTACTATGCAGCAATCACTGAGACCAAGGTTAAGAAGAGACATGTCATTGACCCCTTCATGG AATGGACTCAGATCATCACCAAGTACTTATGGGAGCAGCTGCAAAAGATGGCTGAATACTACCGGCCAGGGCCTGCAGGAAGCGGGGGCTGTGGTTCCACTATAGGGCCCTTGCCCCATGATGTAGAAGTGGCAATCCGGCAGTGGGACTACAATGAGAAGCTGGCCATGTTCATGTTTCAG GATGGAATGCTGGACAGACATGAGTTCCTGACCTGGGTACTTGAGTGTTTTGAGAAAATCCGCCCTGGAGAGGATGAATTGCTTAAACTGCTGTTGCCCCTGCTGCTTCGA TACTCTGGGGAATTCGTTCAGTCTGCATACCTCTCTCGCCGCCTTGCCTACTTCTGTACCCGGAGGCTGGCCCTGCAGCTGGATGGCGTGAGCAGTCACTCGTCTCATGTGATGTCTGCTCAGTCGACAGGCACACTGCCCACCACCCCTGCTCCTCAGCCCCCGACTAGCAGCACACCCTCTACACCCTTTAGTGACCTACTTATGTGCCCTCAGCACCGGCCCCTAGTTTTTGGCCTCAGCTGTATCCTTCAG ACCATCCTCCTGTGTTGTCCTAGTGCCCTGGTTTGGCACTACTCACTGACTGATAGCCGAATTAAGACTGGCTCACCACTTGACCACCTGCCTATTGCCCCCTCCAACCTGCCCATGCCAGAGGGCAACAGTGCCTTCACTCAGCAG GTCCGTGCAAAGTTGCGGGAGATTGAGCAGCAGATCAAGGAGCGAGGACAGGCAGTTGAGGTTCGCTGGTCTTTTGATAAGTGCCAGGAAGCTACTGCAG GCTTCACCATTGGACGGGTGCTCCATACTTTGGAAGTGCTGGACAGCCATAGTTTTGAGCGCTCTGACTTCAGCAACTCTCTTGACTCCTTGTGTAACCGAATCTTTGGATTGGGGCCTAGCAAGGATGGGCATGAG ATCTCCTCAGATGATGATGCTGTGGTATCATTACTGTGTGAATGGGCTGTCAGCTGCAAGCGTTCTGGTCGGCATCGTGCTATGGTGGTAGCCAAGCTGCTGGAGAAGAGACAGGCAGAGATTGAGGCTGAG CGTTGTGGAGAATCAGAAGCCGCAGATGAAAAGGGTTCCATCGCCTCTGGCTCCCTTTCTGCTCCTAGTGCTCCCATTTTCCAGGATGTTCTCCTGCAGTTTCTGGATACACAGGCTCCCATGCTGA CGGACCCCCGAAGTGAGAGTGAGCGGGTGGAGTTCTTTAACTTGGTACTGCTGTTCTGTGAACTCATTCGACATGATGTTTTCTCCCACAACATGTATACTTGCACCCTCATCTCCCGAGGGGACCTTGCCTTTGGAGCCCCTGGTCCCCGGCCTCCGTCTCCCTTTGATGACCCTGCTGATGATCCAGAGCGCAAGGAGGCTGAGGGCAGCAGCAGTAGCAAGCTGGAG GATCCGGGGCTCTCGGAGTCTATGGACATAGACCCTAGTTCCAGTGTACTGTTTGAGGACATGGAGAAGCCTGATTTCTCA TTGTTCTCTCCTACTATGCCCTGTGAGGGGAAGGGCAGTCCATCCCCTGAGAAACCAGATGTTGAGAAGGAGGTGAAGCCCCCACCCAAGGAGAAGATAGAAGGGACCCTTGGGGTTCTTTATGACCAGCCACGGCATGTGCAGTATGCCACACACTTTCCCATCCCCCAG GAGGAGTCATGCAGCCATGAGTGCAACCAGCGGTTGGTCGTACTGTTTGGGGTGGGAAAGCAGCGAGATGATGCCCGACATGCCATCAAGAAAATAACCAAGGATATCCTGAAGGTTCTGAACCGCAAGGGGACGGCGGAAACTG ACCAGCTTGCTCCTATTGTGCCTCTGAATCCTGGAGACCTGACATTCTTAG GTGGGGAGGATGGGCAGAAGCGACGGCGCAACCGGCCTGAAGCCTTCCCCACTGCTGAAGATATCTTTGCTAAGTTCCAGCATCTTTCACATTATGACCAACACCAGGTCACGGCTCAG GTCTCCCGGAATGTTCTGGAGCAGATCACAAGTTTTGCCCTTGGCATGTCATACCACTTGCCTCTGGTGCAGCATGTGCAGTTCATCTTCGACCTCATGGAATATTCACTCAGCATCAGTGGCCTCATCGACTTTGCCATTCAG CTACTGAATGAACTGAGTGTAGTTGAGGCTGAGTTGCTTCTCAAATCCTCGGATCTGGTGGGCAGCTACACTACCAGCCTGTGCCTGTGCATTGTGGCTGTCCTGCGGCACTATCATGCCTGCCTCATCCTCAACCAGGACCAGATGGCACAGGTCTTTGAGGG GCTGTGTGGCGTAGTGAAGCATGGGATGAACCGGTCAGATGGCTCCTCTGCAGAACGCTGTATCCTTGCTTATCTCTATGATCTGTACACCTCCTGTAGCCATTTAAAGAGCAAATTTGGGGAGCTCTTCAG CGACTTCTGCTCCAAGGTGAAGAACACCATCTACTGCAACGTGGAGCCGTCAGAATCCAATATGCGCTGGGCACCTGAGTTCATGATTGACACTCTGGAGAACCCTGCAGCTCACACCTTCACCTACACGGGGCTAGGCAAGAGTCTTAGTGAGAACCCTGCTAACCGCTACAGCTTTGTCTGCAATGCCCTTATGCACGTCTGTGTGGGGCACCATGATCCCGATAG GGTGAATGACATCGCAATCCTGTGTGCAGAGCTGACCGGCTATTGCAAGTCACTGAGTGCGGAATGGCTAGGAGTCCTTAAAGCCTTGTGCTGCTCCTCTAACAATGGCACTTGTGGTTTCAACGACCTCCTCTGCAATGTAGAT GTCAGTGACCTGTCTTTTCATGATTCCCTGGCTACTTTTGTTGCCATCCTCATCGCTCGGCAGTGTTTGCTCCTAGAGGATCTGATTCGCTGTgctgccatcccttcactcctTAATGCTG CTTGCAGTGAGCAGGATTCTGAGCCCGGGGCCCGACTTACCTGCCGCATCCTCCTTCACCTTTTCAAGACACCTCAACTCAATCCTTGCCAGTCGGATGGAA CTCCTTCCCCAGACAAGCCTACTGTAGGAATCCGCTCCTCCTGTGACCGCCACCTGCTGGCTGCCTCCCAGAACCGCATCGTGGATGGAGCTGTGTTTGCTGTTCTCAAGGCTGTGTTTGTACTTG GCGATGCGGAACTGAAGGGTTCAGGCTTCACTGTGACAGGAGGAACAGAAGAACTtccagaggaggaggggggaggtggCAGTGGCGGTCGGAGGCAGGGTGGCCGCAACATCTCTGTGGAGACAGCCAGTCTGGATGTCTATGCCAAGTACGTGCTGCGCAGCATCTGCCAACAG GAATGGGTAGGAGAACGTTGCCTTAAATCGCTGTGTGAGGACAGCAATGACCTACAAGACCCAGTGTTGAGTAGCGCCCAGGCCCAGCGCCTCATGCAGCTCATCTGCTACCCACATCGGCTGCTGGACAATGAGGATGGGGAAAATCCCCAGCGACAACGCATTAAGCGTATTCTCCAG AACTTGGACCAGTGGACCATGCGTCAGTCTTCCCTGGAGCTGCAGCTCATGATCAAGCAGACCCCTAACAAT GAGATGAACTCCCTCTTAGAGAACATTGCCAAGGCCACAATCGAGGTGTTCCAACAGTCAGCAGAGACAGGGTCATCTTCTGGAAACACTGCAAGCAACATGCCCAGCAGCAGCAAGACCAAGCCTGTGCTCAG CTCTCTGGAGCGCTCTGGTGTATGGCTGGTGGCCCCCCTCATTGCTAAACTGCCCACCTCAGTCCAGGGGCATGTGTTAAAGGCTGCTGGGGAGGAATTGGAGAAGGGCCAGCACCTGGGTTCCTCTTCCCGCAAAGAACGTGATCGACAAAAGCAAAAGAG TATGTCCCTGTTGAGCCAGCAGCCTTTCTTGTCCCTGGTGCTGACGTGTCTGAAAGGGCAGGATGAGCAGCGTGAGGGACTCCTTACCTCCCTTTACAGCCAAGTGCACCAG ATTGTGAATAATTGGCGAGATGACCAGTACTTAGATGATTGCAAACCAAAGCAGCTAATGCATGAGGCACTCAAACTGCGGCTCAACCTG GTGGGGGGCATGTTTGACACGGTGCAGCGCAGCACCCAACAGACCACAGAGTGGGCTGTGCTCCTCCTGGAGATCATCATCAGCGGCACTGTCGACATGCAGTCCAACAA CGAGCTCTTCACCACTGTATTGGACATGCTGAGCGTGCTCATCAATGGGACCCTGGCTGCGGACATGTCCAGCATCTCTCAAGGCAGCATGGAGGAAAACAAACGTGCCTACATGAACCTGGTGAAGAAGCTGCGG AAAGAGTTGGGGGAGCGCCAATCAGACAGTCTGGAAAAAGTTCGCcagctgctgccactgcccaAGCAGACCCGAGATGTCATCACATGTGAGCCACAGGGCTCCCTTATTGACACCAAGGGCAACAAGATTGCCGGCTTTGATTCCATCTTCAAGAAAGAG GGTCTACAGGTTTCCACCAAACAAAAGATCTCTCCCTGGGATCTTTTTGAGGGGCTGAAGCCGTCTGCACCACTCTCTTGGGGCTGGTTTGGAACAGTCCGGGTCGACAGGCGAGTGGCCCGAGGCGAGGAGCAGCAGCGGTTGCTGCTCTACCACACACACCTGCGGCCCCGGCCCCGTGCCTATTACCTGgagccactgccactgccaccagAGGATGAGGAGCCCCCCGCTCCCACCCCGCTAGAGCCTGAGAAAAAGGCTCCAGAGCCCCCCAAAACTGACAAGCCTGGGGCTGCTCCACCTAGTACTGAGGAACGCAAGAAGAAGTCCACGAAGGGCAAGAAACGCAGCCAGCCTGCTGCCAAGACAGAG GACTATGGAATGGGCCCAGGGCGGAGTGGCCCCTATGGTGTGACCGTGCCTCCGGACCTCCTGCACCACGCCAACCCTGGTTCCATATCCCACCTTAGCTACAGGCAGGGTTCCATAGGCCTGTACACCCAGAACCAGCCACTACCTGCAG GTGGCCCTCGTGTGGACCCATACCGCCCTATGCGGTTACCAATGCAGAAGCTGCCGACTCGACCACCTTACCCTGGAGTGCTACCCACAGCCGTGACTGGCGTCATGGGACTGGAACCCTCTTCCTACAAGACCTCTGTGTACCGACAGCAGCAGCCTGCAGTGCCCCAAGGACAGCGCCTTCGCCAACAGCTCCAGGCAAAGATA CAGAGTCAGGGGATGTTGGGACAGTCATCTGTCCATCAGATGACTCCCAGCTCTTCCTATGGTTTGCAGACCTCCCAG ggCTATACTCCTTATGTTTCTCATGTGGGATTGCAGCAACACACAGGCCCCGCAG ATCCTACTCGCCACCTGCAACAGCGGCCCAGTGGCTATGTGCACCAGCAGGCCCCAACCTACGGACATGGGCTGACCTCCAGTCAGAG